In Octopus bimaculoides isolate UCB-OBI-ISO-001 chromosome 28, ASM119413v2, whole genome shotgun sequence, the following are encoded in one genomic region:
- the LOC128251109 gene encoding zinc finger protein 271-like, whose translation MRKSFYHCDICGKVFSQRRDLNIHRRIHTGERPFHCDICGKSFSVSGSLTMHRRIHTGEKPFDCDTCGKSFSQNNHLTRHKRIHTGEKPYECDFCGKSFSDISALISHKRFHTGDKPFPCDICGKSFPTSSHLTRHRRIHTGEKPFQCDICGKSFTANGDLTKHRRIHTGEKPFHCDICGKSFSRNCHLTSHKRIHTGEKPFCCNLCGKSFTASGDLTIHRRIHTEEKPFYCDICGKSFSVNSNLTSHKRSHTGEKPYHCDICGNLFSYRHVLVNHKRIHTGEKPFHCDICGKSFSVSCALTSHKRIHSGEKPFHCDFCGRTFSQCGSLTKHRHIHTGETPFHCDICGKSFPINSHLTQHRRIHTGETPYDCDICGKSFSQNNHLTIHKYVHTGEKPFCCDFCGKSFSRSNHLTIHKYVHTGEKNKEELLKFLGMKNYFATSIPNFIVEAQPLRELLKKNIPFEMSEDHIHCFGKLKSTISEKSNLRFFDLKKPTELEVDRSLKGFTAVIIQDGKPVAFAPKALDKREEPNDCDICDKSFTNRSSVTAHKRTHTGEKPYYCDTCGRSFSENTALTKHKQLDRNSTVEVFVKNKAYEQKQEKYIFLDLRRKIMEEREKIVQWISSEHMTKQMRSYDSDMCTRSFLQNSNLSFHAGEKPYHCDVCGKSFSQSIRLTTHKRIHTGEKPYHCDVCGKSFSSNFSLTTHQRIHTGEKPYHCDMCGKSFSQSGHLAGHKRIHTGEKPYHCDVCGKSFSQNAHLSTHIRIHTGEKPYQCDICGKSFSENTALTKHSRIHTGEKPYQCDICGISYSHNTLIIHKRVHTGEKPYDCDICGKSFSTNSVLTKHKRTHTGEKPYHCDTCGKSFSANSALIIHKRIHTGETPYHCDICGKSFPGSSDLTKHYYIHTGEKPYHCDFCGKSFFRNSNLTQHRRIHTGEKPYHCDICGELFSQSTHLTTHKRIHTGEKPFHCDVCGKSFSQTSLLTKHKYIHTGGKPYHCDICSKSFSQSNHLTIHKYVHTGEKPYQCDICGKSFSSDSNLRKHKRIHTGEKPFPCDICGKSFSQSIHLTGHKRIHTGEKPYNCDICGKSFSESRSLTRHKSIHTRDK comes from the exons ATGCGAAAATCAttctatcattgtgatatctgtggtaaagtaTTCTCTCAAAGAAGGGACTTAAatatacacagacgtattcacacaggagagagaccatttcactgtgatatctgtggtaaatcattctctgtaagcgGTAGTTTAACTATGCAtagacgtattcacacaggagaaaaaccatttgactgtgatacctgtggtaaatcattctcccaaaACAATCACTTAACTAGacataagcgtattcatacaggtgagaagccgtATGAGTGTGATTTCTGTGGGAAGTCATTCTCTGATATAAGTGCCTTAATTAGTCACAAACGTTTTCACACAGGAGATAAACCATttccttgtgatatctgtggtaaatcattccctacAAGCAGTCATTTAACTAgacacagacgtattcacacaggagaaaaaccatttcaatgtgatatctgtggtaaatcattcactgcaAATGGTGATTTAACTAAACACcggcgtattcacacaggagagaagccatttcactgcgatatctgtgggaaatcattttcTAGAAACTGTCATTTAacttctcacaaacgtattcatacaggagagaagccattttgCTGCAAtctctgtggtaaatcattcactgcgAGCGGTGATTTAACTAtacacagacgtattcacacaGAAGAGAAACCATtttactgtgatatttgtggtaaatcattctctgtaaacaGTAATTTAACTAGTCACAAACGAagtcatacaggagaaaagccatatcactgtgatatttgtggtaatttATTCTCCTACAGACATGTCTTGGttaatcacaaacgtattcatacaggagaaaagccatttcactgtgatatctgtggtaaatcattctccgtAAGCTGTGCTTTAactagtcacaaacgtattcattccggagagaaaccatttcactgtgatttCTGTGGTAGAACATTCTCTCAATGCGGTAGTTTAACTAAACACAGgcatattcacacaggagagacaccatttcactgtgatatctgtggtaaatcattccctatAAACAGTCATTTAACTCAACACaggcgtattcacacaggagagacaccatatgactgtgatatctgtgggaaatcattctctcaaaacaaTCACTTGactatacacaaatatgttcatacaggagagaaaccattttgctgtgatttctgtggtaaatcattctctcgaagcaATCACTTGactatacacaaatatgttcatacaggagaga AAAACAAGGAAGAGCTCCTGAAGTTCTTGGGAATGAAGAATTACTTTGCAACATCAATTCCAAACTTCATCGTGGAAGCACAACCATTAAGGGAGCTCCTCAAGAAAAATATACCATTTGAGATGTCTGAAGACCACATACACTGTTTTGGAAAACTCAAATCAACCATATCAGAGAAATCAAACCTCAGGTTCTTTGACCtaaagaaaccaacagaactCGAGGTAGACAGGTCTTTGAAAGGATTCACAGCAGTTATCATACAAGATGGCAAACCTGTGGCATTTGCACCGAAAGCCCTTGACAAAa GAGAGGAACCAaatgactgtgatatctgtgataaatcattcactAACCGTAGTAGTGTTACTGcacataaacgtactcatacaggagagaagccatattattGTGATACTTGTGGTAGATCTTTCTCTGAAAATACTgccttaacaaaacacaaac AACTGGACAGAAATTCAACCGTAGAagtatttgtaaaaaataaagcatacgaacaaaaacaagaaaaatatatattcttggatttgagaagaaaaataatggaagagagagagaaaattgtacAATGGATTTCCTCTGAACACATGACAAAACAGATGAGATCATATGACAGTGATATGTGTACAAGGTCCTTCCTTCAAAACAGTAACCTAAGTTTTCAtgcaggagaaaaaccatatcactgtgatgtgtgtggtaaatcattctcccaaaGTATTcgcttaactacacacaaacgcattcatacaggagaaaaaccatatcactgtgatgtttgtggtaaatcattctcttcaaATTTTTCCTTAACTACACAccaacgcattcatacaggagagaaaccatatcactgtgatatgtgtggtaaatcattctctcaaagtggtcACTTGGCTgggcacaaacgtattcatacaggagagaaaccatatcactgtgatgtctgtggtaaatcattctcacaaaatGCTcacttatctacacacatacgtattcatacaggagagaaaccatatcagtgtgatatctgtggtaaatcattctctgaaaatactGCGTTAACAAAACACagtcgtattcatacaggagaaaagccatatcagtgtgatatctgtggtatatcTTACTCTCATAATACCTTAATtatacacaaacgtgttcatacaggagagaaaccatacgactgtgatatctgtggtaaatcattctctacgaATAGTGTCTTAACTAAACACAAGCgtactcatacaggtgagaaaccatatcattgtgatacctgtggtaaatcattctctgcaaatAGTGCCTTAATTatacacaagcgtattcatacaggagagacaccatatcattgtgatatttgtggtaaatcatttcctGGAAGTAGCGACTTAACGAAACACtattatattcatacaggagagaagccatatcattgtgatttctgtggtaaatcattctttcgtAATAGTAACTTAACACAACACaggcgtattcatacaggggagaaaccatatcattgcgaTATTTGTGGTGAATTATTCTCTCAAAGTACTcatttaactacacacaaacgtattcatacaggggagaaaccatttcattgtgacgtttgtggtaaatcattctctcaaactagtctcttaactaaacacaagtatattcatacaggagggaaaccatatcattgtgatatctgtagtaaatcattctctcaaagcaATCACTTGactatacacaaatatgttcatacaggagagaaaccatatcagtgtgatatctgtggtaaatcattctctagtgATAGTAACTTAagaaaacacaaacgtattcatacaggtgagaaaccattcccttgtgacatctgtggtaaatcattctctcaaagtattcACTTAACTGggcataaacgtattcatacaggagagaagccatataattgtgacatctgtggtaaatcattctctgaaagtcgTTCATTAACTAGACACAAATCTATCCATACAAGAGACAAATGA
- the LOC106868521 gene encoding zinc finger protein 665 has product MEESEMIVELISSEHVINKMKSYDCDICTKSCLEESDLLKHKRIHTGEKPYHCDVCGKSFSHNSALTTHKRIHTGEKPYHCDVCGKSFSQSIHLTGHKRIHAGEKPYHCDVCGKSFSQNIHLTGHKRIHTGERPYQCDICGKSFSQSGHLSTHIRIHTGEKPYQCDICGKSFSENTALTKHNRFHTGEKPYQCDICGISYPHNSALIIHMRVHTGERPYHCDICGKSFSSKSVLTKHKRTHTGEKPHHFDICGKPYTANIGRTRLKHIHSGEEPNDCDICDKSFTNRSSVTAHKRTHTGEKPYYCDTCGRSFSENTALTKHKRIHTGEKPYQCDICGISFSQNSVLTKHKRVHTGEKPYRCDVCGKSFSHNSILTTHQCIHTGEKPYQCDVCGKSFSQSIHLTEHIRIHTGEKPYHCHICGKSFSHNSNLAKHKRIHTGEKPFPCDICGKSFSQSIHLTGHKRSHTGEKPYRCDICGKSFSHSSVLTKHKHIHMGGKQYCNICSKSFSKRSELTRHKSIHIGEKRKN; this is encoded by the coding sequence ATGGAAGAGAGTGAGATGATTGTAGAATTGATTTCCTCTGAACACGTAATAAACAAGATGAAatcatatgactgtgatatctgtacaAAGTCCTGCCTTGAAGAAAGTGACCTACttaagcacaaacgtattcatacaggagagaagccttatcactgtgatgtctgtggtaaatcattctctcataatagtgccttaactacacacaaacgtattcatacaggagagaagccatatcactgtgatgtctgtggtaaatccttttcTCAAAGTATTCACCTAACtggacacaaacgtattcatgcaggagagaaaccatatcactgtgatgtttgtggtaaatccttctctcaaaATATTCACTTAACtggacacaaacgtattcatacaggagagagaccatatcagtgtgatatctgtggtaaatcattctctcaaagtggtcacttatctacacacatacgtattcatacgggagagaagccatatcagtgtgatatctgtggtaaatcattctctgaaaatactGCCTTAACAAAACACAATCGctttcatacaggagaaaagccatatcagtgtgatatctgtggtatatcATACCCCCATAATAGTGCCTTAATTATACACatgcgtgttcatacaggagagagaccatatcactgtgatatctgtggtaaatcattctcttcaaaaagtgtcttaactaaacacaaacgtactcatacaggagagaaaccacatcactttgatatttgtggtaaaccatacacagcaaatattggGAGAACTAGACTCAAACATATTCATTCAGGAGAGGAACCAaatgactgtgatatctgtgataaatcattcactAACCGTAGTAGTGTTACTGcacataaacgtactcatacaggagagaagccatattattGTGATACTTGTGGTAGATCTTTCTCTGAAAATACTgccttaacaaaacacaaacgtattcatacaggagagaagccatatcagtgtgatatctgtggtatatcattctctcagaatagtgtcttaactaaacacaaacgtgttcatacaggagagaagccatatcgctgtgatgtctgtggtaaatcattctctcataataGTATCTTGACTACACAccaatgtattcatacaggagagaagccatatcagtgtgatgtctgtggtaaatcattctctcaaagtattcACTTAACtgaacacatacgtattcatacaggagagaaaccatatcactgtcatatctgtggtaaatcattctctcataataGTAACTTAGCaaagcacaaacgtattcacacaggggagaaaccatttccctgtgatatctgtggtaaatcattttctcaaagtaTTCACTTAACTGGACACAAAcgtagtcatacaggagagaaaccatatcggtgtgacatctgtggtaaatcattctctcatagtagtgtcttaactaaacacaaacatattcatatggGAGGGAAACAATACTgtaatatctgtagtaaatcattctctaaacgTAGTGAATTAACTAGACACAAATCTATCCAtataggagagaaaagaaaaaattag
- the LOC106868520 gene encoding zinc finger protein 665 isoform X2 translates to MSSDVQKSFYHCDICGKSISRSNDLIRHKRTHTGEKPFQCEICGKTFSLNYHLTSHRYIHTGEKPFPCDICGKSFSTNSHLTRHRRIHTGDKSLHCNVCGKSFTANSALIMHNRVHTVEKPYRCYICGKSFSQITLLKHHKQVHIGVKPFHCDICGKSFPTNSELTRHGRIHTGEKPFHCDICGKTFSVSSNLTAHKRSHTGEKPHHCDVCGKAFSRITILKCHEHIHTRMKPFHCDICGKSFTTNSDLTKHRRIHTGDKPYHCDICGKSFSINCNLTSHKRIHTGEKPFDCDICGISFSVSSTLTQHKRSHTGEKPYHCDICGKTFSQKFNLTRHKRIHTGEKPYHCDICGKSFPDISALLNHKRNHTGDKPFPCDICGKSFPINSHLTRHRRIHTGDKPFQCDICGKSFSRNCNLTSHKQIHTGKKPFHCDFCGKTFTAKGDLTQHRRIHTGETP, encoded by the exons ATGTCGAGCGATGTGCAAAAATCAttctatcattgtgatatttgtggtaaatcaatCTCTCGAAGTAATGACTTAATTagacacaaacgtactcacaccggagagaaaccatttcaatgtgaaatctgtggtaaaacattctctttaAACTATCATTTAACTTCtcacagatatattcatacaggagaaaaaccatttccctgtgatatctgtggtaaatcattctctacaaacagTCATTTAACtagacacagacgtattcatacaggagacaaGTCACTTCACTgtaatgtctgtggtaaatcattcactgcaAATAGTGCTTTAATTATGCACAACCGTGTTCATACAGTtgagaaaccatatcgctgttatatttgtggtaaatcattctctcagattACTCTCTTAAAACATCACAAACAGGTTCACATAGGagtgaagccatttcactgtgatatctgtggtaagtcattcccTACAAACAGTGAATTAACTAGACACggacgtattcacacaggagaaaaaccatttcactgtgatatctgtggtaaaacattctctgtaAGCAGTAATTTAACTGCACATAAACGAAgccatacaggagaaaagccgcatcactgtgatgtctgtggtaaagcattctctcgGATTACTATCTTAAAATGTCACGAACATATTCACACAAGaatgaagccatttcactgtgatatctgtggtaagtcattcacTACAAACAGCGATTTAACTAaacacagacgtattcacacaggagataaaccatatcactgtgatatctgtggtaaatcattctctataaACTGTAATTTAacttctcacaaacgtattcatacaggagagaaaccatttgactgtgatatctgtggtatatcATTCTCTGTAAGTAGTACTTTAACTCAACATAAACGAagtcatacaggagaaaagccgtatcactgtgatatctgtggtaaaacattctctcaaaAATTTAACTTAACTAGacataagcgtattcatacaggtgagaaaccgtatcattgtgatatctgtgggaaatcattccCTGATATAAGTGCCTTACTTAATCACAAGCGTAATCACACAGGAGATAAACCATttccctgtgatatctgtggtaaatcattccctatAAACAGTCATTTAACTAgacacagacgtattcacacaggagataaaccatttcagtgtgatatctgtggtaaatcattttctagaAACTGTAATTTAACTTCtcacaaacaaattcacacaggtaaaaaaccatttcactgtgatttctgtggtaaaacattcacTGCAAAAGGTGATTTAACTCAACACaggcgtattcacacaggagagacaccat aa
- the LOC106868520 gene encoding zinc finger protein 665 isoform X1: MSSDVQKSFYHCDICGKSISRSNDLIRHKRTHTGEKPFQCEICGKTFSLNYHLTSHRYIHTGEKPFPCDICGKSFSTNSHLTRHRRIHTGDKSLHCNVCGKSFTANSALIMHNRVHTVEKPYRCYICGKSFSQITLLKHHKQVHIGVKPFHCDICGKSFPTNSELTRHGRIHTGEKPFHCDICGKTFSVSSNLTAHKRSHTGEKPHHCDVCGKAFSRITILKCHEHIHTRMKPFHCDICGKSFTTNSDLTKHRRIHTGDKPYHCDICGKSFSINCNLTSHKRIHTGEKPFDCDICGISFSVSSTLTQHKRSHTGEKPYHCDICGKTFSQKFNLTRHKRIHTGEKPYHCDICGKSFPDISALLNHKRNHTGDKPFPCDICGKSFPINSHLTRHRRIHTGDKPFQCDICGKSFSRNCNLTSHKQIHTGKKPFHCDFCGKTFTAKGDLTQHRRIHTGETPYDCDICGKSFSQNNHLTIHKYVHTGEKPFCCDFCGKSFSVKGNLTKHISIHTKI, translated from the coding sequence ATGTCGAGCGATGTGCAAAAATCAttctatcattgtgatatttgtggtaaatcaatCTCTCGAAGTAATGACTTAATTagacacaaacgtactcacaccggagagaaaccatttcaatgtgaaatctgtggtaaaacattctctttaAACTATCATTTAACTTCtcacagatatattcatacaggagaaaaaccatttccctgtgatatctgtggtaaatcattctctacaaacagTCATTTAACtagacacagacgtattcatacaggagacaaGTCACTTCACTgtaatgtctgtggtaaatcattcactgcaAATAGTGCTTTAATTATGCACAACCGTGTTCATACAGTtgagaaaccatatcgctgttatatttgtggtaaatcattctctcagattACTCTCTTAAAACATCACAAACAGGTTCACATAGGagtgaagccatttcactgtgatatctgtggtaagtcattcccTACAAACAGTGAATTAACTAGACACggacgtattcacacaggagaaaaaccatttcactgtgatatctgtggtaaaacattctctgtaAGCAGTAATTTAACTGCACATAAACGAAgccatacaggagaaaagccgcatcactgtgatgtctgtggtaaagcattctctcgGATTACTATCTTAAAATGTCACGAACATATTCACACAAGaatgaagccatttcactgtgatatctgtggtaagtcattcacTACAAACAGCGATTTAACTAaacacagacgtattcacacaggagataaaccatatcactgtgatatctgtggtaaatcattctctataaACTGTAATTTAacttctcacaaacgtattcatacaggagagaaaccatttgactgtgatatctgtggtatatcATTCTCTGTAAGTAGTACTTTAACTCAACATAAACGAagtcatacaggagaaaagccgtatcactgtgatatctgtggtaaaacattctctcaaaAATTTAACTTAACTAGacataagcgtattcatacaggtgagaaaccgtatcattgtgatatctgtgggaaatcattccCTGATATAAGTGCCTTACTTAATCACAAGCGTAATCACACAGGAGATAAACCATttccctgtgatatctgtggtaaatcattccctatAAACAGTCATTTAACTAgacacagacgtattcacacaggagataaaccatttcagtgtgatatctgtggtaaatcattttctagaAACTGTAATTTAACTTCtcacaaacaaattcacacaggtaaaaaaccatttcactgtgatttctgtggtaaaacattcacTGCAAAAGGTGATTTAACTCAACACaggcgtattcacacaggagagacaccatatgactgtgatatctgtgggaaatcattctctcaaaacaaTCACTTGactatacacaaatatgttcatacaggagagaaaccattttgctgtgatttctgtggtaaatcattctctgtgaaAGGTAACTTAACtaaacatatatctatccatacaaAAATTTGA